The Rattus rattus isolate New Zealand chromosome 1, Rrattus_CSIRO_v1, whole genome shotgun sequence genome includes a region encoding these proteins:
- the Ctdsp2 gene encoding carboxy-terminal domain RNA polymerase II polypeptide A small phosphatase 2 codes for MEHGSIITQARREDALVLTKQGLVSKSSPKKPRGRSIFKALLCCFHTQHVSQSSSSTELTHKEEANTIAKSDLLQCLQYQFYQIPGTCLLPEVTEQDQGRICVVIDLDETLVHSSFKPINNADFIVPVEIEGTTHQVYVLKRPYVDEFLRRMGELFECVLFTASLAKYADPVTDLLDRCGVFRARLFRESCVFHQGCYVKDLSRLGRDLRKTVILDNSPASYIFHPENAVPVQSWFDDMADTELLNLIPVFEELSGADDVYTSLGQLRAP; via the exons ATGGAACACGGCTCCATCATCACCCAGGCGCGGAGGGAAGACGCCCTGGTGCTCACCAAGCAAG gCCTAGTCTCCAAGTCCTCGCCTAAGAAGCCCCGAGGCCGCAGCATCTTCAAGGCCCTCCTGTGCTGTTTCCACACACAGCATGTCAGCCAGTCaagctcttccactgagctcACACACAAGGAGGAGGCCAACACCATCGCCAAG TCGGATCTGCTCCAGTGTCTCCAGTACCAGTTTTATCAG ATCCCTGGGACCTGCCTGCTCCCAGAGGTGACAGAGCAAGATCAAGGAAGGATCTGCGTGGTCATTGACCTGGACGAAACCCTTGTGCATAGTTCCTTTAAG CCGATCAACAATGCTGACTTCATAGTGCCTGTAGAGATTGAGGGGACCACGCACCAG GTATATGTGCTCAAGAGGCCTTACGTTGATGAGTTCCTGAGGCGAATGGGGGAGCTCTTTGAATGTGTTCTCTTCACTGCCAGCTTGGCCAAG taTGCTGACCCTGTGACAGATCTGCTGGACCGGTGTGGGGTGTTCCGGGCCCGTCTGTTCCGGGAGTCTTGTGTGTTCCACCAGGGCTGCTATGTCAAGGACCTTAGCCGCCTGGGAAGGGACCTGAGGAAAACTGTCATCCTGGACAACTCCCCTGCGTCATACATCTTCCACCCAGAAAACGCA GTGCCTGTGCAGTCCTGGTTTGATGACATGGCAGATACAGAGTTGCTGAACCTGATTCCAGTGTTCGAGGAGCTGAGTGGAGCGGATGATGTCTACACCAGCCTTGGGCAGCTGCGGGCCCCTTAG
- the Avil gene encoding advillin translates to MSLSSAFRTVSNDPGIITWRIEKMELVLVPLSAHGNFYEGDCYIILSTRRVGSLLSQNIHFWIGKDSSQDEQSCAAIYTTQLDDYLGGSPVQHREVQYHESDTFRGYFKQGIIYKKGGVASGMKHVETNTYDVKRLLHVKGKRNIRATEVEMSWDSFNQGDVFLLDLGMVIIQWNGPESNSGERLKAMLLAKDIRDRERGGRAEIGVIEGDKEAASPELMTVLQNTLGRRSIIKPAVPDEVTDQQQKSNIMLYHVSDTTGQLSVTEVATRPLVQELLNHDDCYILDQSGTKIYVWKGKGATKVEKQAAMSKALDFIKMKGYPSSTNVETVNDGAESAMFKQLFQKWSVKDQTTGLGKTFSIGKIAKIFQDKFDVTLLHTKPEVAAQERMVDDGNGKVEVWRIENLELVPVEYQWHGFFYGGDCYLVLYTYDVNGKPCYILYIWQGRHASQDELAASAYQAVEVDQQFGGAPVQVRVSMGKEPRHFMAIFKGKLVIYEGGTSRKGNVEPDPPVRLFQIHGNDKSNTKAVEVSASASSLNTNDVFLLWTQAEHYLWYGKGSSGDERAMAKELAELLCDGDADTVAEGQEPPEFWDLLGGKAPYANDKRLQQETLDIQVRLFECSNKTGRFLVTEVTDFTQDDLSPGDVMLLDTWDQVFLWIGAEANATEKEGALSTAQEYLVTHPSGRDPDTPILIIKQGFEPPTFTGWFLAWDPHIWSEGKSYEQLKNELGDATAIVRITTDMKNATLSLNSSESGPKYYPVEVLLKSQDQELPEDVDPTKKENYLSERDFVSVFGITRGQFVSLPGWKQLQLKKEAGLF, encoded by the exons ATGTCTCTGAGCAGTGCCTTCAGGACTGTGAGCAATGACCCCGGGATCATCACGTGGAGAATTGAG AAAATGGAGCTGGTGCTGGTGCCCCTGAGTGCTCATGGCAACTTCTATGAGGGAGACTGCTACATCATCCTCTCG ACccggagagtgggcagccttctctccCAAAATATCCACTTTTGGATCGGGAAGGACTCCTCCCAAGATGAGCAGAGCTGTGCAGCCATCTATACCACACAGCTGGATGACTACCTGGGAGGCAGCCCTGTGCAGCACCGTGAGGTCCAGTACCACGAGTCCGACACCTTCCGTGGCTACTTCAAGCAGGGCATCAT CTATAAAAAGGGGGGTGTGGCCTCTGGGATGAAGCATGTGGAGACCAACACCTATGATGTGAAGAGGCTGTTACATGTGAAGGGGAAAAGAAACATCAGAGCCACTGAG GTGGAAATGAGCTGGGACAGTTTTAACCAAGGCGATGTCTTCTTGCTGGACCTTGGGATGGTCATCATCCAGTGGAATGGCCCGGAGAGCAACAGTGGGGAACGCCTCAAG GCTATGCTTCTAGCAAAGGACATTCGGGACAGGGAGCGAGGGGGCCGAGCTGAAATCGGGGTGATTGAGGGAGACAAAGAGGCAGCCAGCCCAGAGCTGATGACAGTTCTCCAGAATACCCTTGGCCGACGCTCCATTATCAAGCCCGCAGTTCCTGATGAGGTCACCGATCAGCAGCAGAAGTCAAACATCATGTTGTATCA TGTCTCCGACACAACTGGGCAGCTGTCAGTCACAGAAGTGGCAACAAGGCCCCTGGTCCAGGAGCTACTGAACCACGAT GACTGCTATATCCTGGACCAAAGTGGCACCAAGATCTACGTATGGAAAGGCAAAGGAGCCACCAAGGTGGAGAAACAGGCGGCCATGTCCAAAGCCCTG GATTTCATCAAGATGAAGGGTTATCCCAGCAGCACCAACGTAGAGACCGTCAATGATGGCGCAGAGTCGGCCATGTTCAAACAGTTGTTCCAGAAATGGTCGGTGAAGGACCAGACCACTGGCTTGGGGAAAACATTCAGCATTGGTAAAATTG CTAAAATCTTCCAGGACAAGTTCGACGTGACTCTGCTACACACCAAGCCAGAAGTGGCTGCTCAGGAAAGAATGGTGGACGACGGCAACGGCAAGGTTGAG GTCTGGAGAATTGAGAACCTGGAGCTGGTCCCTGTGGAATACCAGTGGCATGGCTTCTTCTACGGGGGAGACTGCTATCTGGTTCTCTACACGTATGATGTGAACGGGAAACCCTGTTACATCTTGTATATCTGGCAG GGACGCCACGCTTCCCAGGATGAGCTGGCAGCCTCGGCCTACCAGGCGGTGGAAGTGGATCAGCAGTTTGGTGGAGCCCCGGTGCAAGTCCGGGTTAGCATGGGGAAAGAGCCACGCCACTTCATGGCCATCTTCAAAGGGAAGCTGGTTATCTATGAG GGCGGGACTTCCAGGAAGGGAAATGTGGAGCCTGACCCTCCAGTAAGACTCTTCCAGATCCACGGGAATGACAAATCCAATACCAAAGCAGTGGAAGTCTCGGCCTCCGCTTCCTCCCTCAACACTAATGACGTCTTTCTGCTGTGGACTCAGGCGGAGCACTACCTGTGGTATGGCAAG GGGTCAAGTGGGGACGAACGGGCGATGGCTAAGGAGCTGGCAGAGCTTCTCTGTGATGGCGACGCAGACACTGTGGCTGAGGGCCAGGAGCCACCTGAGTTCTGGGACCTTCTGGGAGGAAAAGCCCCCTACGCTAACGACAAAAG GCTGCAGCAGGAAACCCTGGACATCCAGGTCCGGCTTTTTGAATGTTCCAATAAGACCGGCCGGTTCCTTGTTACTGAGGTCACGGACTTCACCCAGGATGACCTGAGCCCAGGTGATGTGATGCTCCTGGACACTTGGGACCAG GTGTTCTTGTGGATAGGAGCGGAGGCCAATGCCACAGAGAAGGAGGGGGCCCTCTCGACTGCTCAGGAGTACCTGGTAACACACCCCAGTGGCCGAGACCCCGACACACCGATCCTGATCATCAAACAGGGCTTTGAGCCCCCCACTTTCACAGGCTGGTTCCTGGCATGGGACCCTCACATTTGGAgt gaaGGAAAATCATATGAGCAGTTAAAGAACGAGCTGGGAGATGCCACTGCTATCGTGCGAATCACCACG GACATGAAGAACGCAACCCTCTCCCTGAATTCTAGTGAAAGTGGGCCAAAGTACTACCCTGTGGAGGTTCTGCTGAAAAGTCAGGACCAGGAGCTGCCTGAGGATGTGGACCCCACCAAAAAGGAG AATTACCTCTCGGAACGagattttgtctctgtgtttggcATCACCAGAGGGCAGTTTGTCTCTCTGCCTGGCTGGAAACAGCTCCAGCTGAAGAAAGAAGCGGGCCTTTTCTAG